The Aestuariibius sp. HNIBRBA575 nucleotide sequence GATTGCCCGGATTGGTTGCTGCCCTATTTCAAATCCGGCTTGGGCGCGGATTTTGAACCCTCAATGCGGGCCGCGCAAAACCGCGCTCCGGTGTTTTTACGTGTCGCAACAGCGCGCGGCACCCGCCAAGAGGCGATGGACATTTTGGCCATCGATCAAATCACCACACAGATGCATCCAGATGTGGATACCGCCTTGGAAGTGTTGGAAAATCCCCGACGCGTTGCCCAATCCGTGGCCTATCTGGATGGCTTGGTTGATCTTCAGGATGCGGCCTCTCAATCGATCTCCGCGTTGTTGCCGCTGGCCGAGGGCGACCATGTGCTGGACTATTGCGCAGGTGGTGGTGGCAAGGCGCTTGCGCTCTATGATATCACCCGTCGTCCGGTTCATGCCCACGACATCGACGCCAAACGTATGACGGATATCCCTGTGCGGGCCGAACGGGCTGGCGCGCAAATTCATACCAAACTAAAGGCCGATCTGGGCACCTATGATCTGGTCTTGTGCGACGCGCCCTGTACGGGCAGCGGCACATGGCGGCGTGATCCGCAGGCCAAATGGCTGCTGACGCCTGACGGCCTAACAGAAATGACTAACCTGCAAAAACAGGTGCTGGACGACGCAGCACCCTTTGTGAAACCGGGCGGAGTGCTGGCCTATGCCACCTGTTCGGTGTTTTTGGAG carries:
- a CDS encoding RsmB/NOP family class I SAM-dependent RNA methyltransferase yields the protein MTPAARVAAAIEILDQVIDGQSAERILTGWGRQNRYAGSKDRAAIRDYVYDVLRHMRSYAAMGGDMSGRGLMIGALRANDIDPETMFTAIGHAPSELTDTERNFTAPTLSEGEALDCPDWLLPYFKSGLGADFEPSMRAAQNRAPVFLRVATARGTRQEAMDILAIDQITTQMHPDVDTALEVLENPRRVAQSVAYLDGLVDLQDAASQSISALLPLAEGDHVLDYCAGGGGKALALYDITRRPVHAHDIDAKRMTDIPVRAERAGAQIHTKLKADLGTYDLVLCDAPCTGSGTWRRDPQAKWLLTPDGLTEMTNLQKQVLDDAAPFVKPGGVLAYATCSVFLEENQSVIDTWLSQNPTWTIETQTKTAPSERGDGFFVCVMHHKLG